One genomic window of Malaciobacter molluscorum LMG 25693 includes the following:
- a CDS encoding S24 family peptidase: MNNIITLEYTDVFDENRQKKVTFSQDLIPSKTNVKSLFAILVDGKSMQPKINDKAIVIADLSSKEVEDDSIYIVYYDNKMWVKKAILKQNSFLFISINEDYKHLVYKQEDVYVVAKAILTFTKL; the protein is encoded by the coding sequence ATGAATAATATAATAACTTTAGAATATACAGATGTATTTGATGAAAATAGGCAAAAAAAAGTAACTTTTTCACAAGATTTAATACCATCTAAAACAAATGTTAAATCTTTATTTGCAATATTAGTTGATGGTAAATCTATGCAGCCAAAAATCAATGATAAAGCAATTGTCATTGCTGATTTATCTTCAAAAGAAGTAGAAGATGATTCAATATATATTGTTTATTATGATAATAAAATGTGGGTTAAAAAAGCTATTTTAAAACAGAACTCTTTTTTATTTATATCAATAAATGAAGATTATAAACATCTAGTTTATAAACAAGAAGATGTTTACGTAGTTGCTAAAGCTATATTAACATTTACAAAACTTTAA
- a CDS encoding EAL domain-containing protein gives MFLDKRIEVFFQPIISIKEKKIFAFEALTRSFDKDDNFISPLKLFQEAKKENKIDILDNLVRQKAINKFREYYNQDKNLLLFLNFESSVIEEHMKNNLTFDFIKQVEKLQIKKCNIVLEIKEDTIKDSILLKKFCQIHKKLGFTIAIDDFGTGYSSFDRLAIVKPDIVKIDRTLIDNIDSNYINDSILKSIVDICNKIGALTLAEGVERKEEILCCMKKHVDIYQGFYFEKAINIIEQTNIEQIKQKIINIGLEYKKAVQTHIKIKKNLFKKIKHQTKDAVNIISFEEKFHFDKISSFIEINPHIEAIYLIDFETGNQINDTIIKSISSSFYHPSKHNEDHSLKEYFYITKESKSKEFLSPKYISKASGSMCRTYAKVININNDNFIICFDILAD, from the coding sequence ATGTTTTTAGATAAAAGGATTGAGGTTTTTTTTCAACCAATAATTTCAATAAAAGAAAAAAAGATTTTTGCATTTGAAGCATTGACAAGAAGTTTTGATAAAGATGATAACTTTATATCTCCACTTAAACTTTTTCAAGAAGCAAAAAAAGAGAATAAAATAGATATTTTAGATAACCTTGTAAGACAAAAAGCTATAAATAAATTTAGAGAATATTATAATCAGGATAAAAATCTACTTCTTTTTTTAAATTTTGAGTCTTCGGTTATTGAAGAACACATGAAAAATAATCTTACTTTTGATTTTATAAAACAAGTAGAAAAACTTCAAATAAAAAAATGTAATATAGTTTTAGAAATAAAAGAAGATACAATAAAAGATAGTATTTTATTAAAAAAATTTTGTCAAATTCATAAAAAACTTGGTTTTACTATTGCTATTGATGATTTTGGTACAGGATATTCAAGTTTTGATAGACTTGCGATTGTAAAACCAGATATTGTAAAAATAGATAGAACTCTTATTGATAATATTGATTCTAATTATATTAATGATTCAATTCTAAAATCAATTGTAGATATTTGTAATAAAATTGGTGCATTAACTTTAGCAGAAGGTGTAGAAAGAAAAGAAGAAATATTATGTTGCATGAAGAAACATGTTGATATTTATCAAGGATTTTATTTTGAAAAAGCAATTAATATAATTGAACAAACAAATATAGAACAAATTAAACAAAAAATAATTAATATTGGATTAGAGTATAAAAAAGCTGTACAAACTCATATAAAGATTAAAAAAAATCTATTTAAAAAAATAAAACATCAAACTAAAGATGCAGTTAATATAATATCTTTTGAAGAGAAATTTCACTTTGATAAAATCAGTTCTTTTATTGAAATAAATCCACATATTGAAGCAATTTATTTAATTGATTTTGAAACAGGAAACCAAATAAATGATACTATTATAAAATCTATTTCTAGTAGTTTTTATCATCCTTCAAAACATAATGAAGATCATAGTTTAAAAGAGTATTTTTATATCACAAAAGAATCAAAATCAAAAGAGTTTTTGAGTCCTAAATACATATCTAAAGCATCTGGCAGTATGTGTAGAACTTATGCAAAAGTTATAAATATAAATAATGATAACTTTATAATCTGCTTTGATATATTAGCAGATTAA